In Brienomyrus brachyistius isolate T26 chromosome 3, BBRACH_0.4, whole genome shotgun sequence, the following proteins share a genomic window:
- the LOC125738210 gene encoding LIM domain-binding protein 1-like isoform X4 — MSGGSCSCPGCSSKSFKLYSPKEPPNGTAFPPFHPGSMLDRDVGPTPMYPPAYLEPGLGRHTPYGNQTDCRMFELNKRLQNWTEECDNLWWDAFTTEFFEDDAMLTITFCLEDGLKRYTIGRTLIPRYFRSIFEGGATELYYVLKHPKESFHNSFVSLDCDQCTMVTQNGKPMFTQVCVEGRLYLEFMFDDMMRIKTWHFSIRQHREIVPRSVLAMHAQDPQMLDQLSKNITRCGLSNSTLNYLRLCVILEPMQELMSRHKTYSLSPRDCLKTCLFQKWQRMVAPPAEPARQPPSKRRKRKMSGGSTVSGGGAANSNSGGKKKSPGAGFPLSSQVPDLVGTKTCTGAELEDRS, encoded by the exons ATGTCAGGAGGTAGCTGCTCATGCCCCG GCTGTTCCTCAAAGTCATTCAAGCTGTACTCCCCAAAGGAGCCCCCGAACGGCACTGCCTTTCCACCCTTTCACCCAGGCAGCATGCTGGACCGGGATGTGGG TCCCACCCCAATGTACCCTCCCGCATATCTGGAGCCGGGCTTGGG GAGGCACACGCCTTATGGCAACCAGACAGACTGCAGGATGTTTGAGCTCAACAAGAGGCTCCAGAACTGGACAGAG GAATGTGATAACCTGTGGTGGGACGCCTTCACGACAGAGTTCTTTGAGGACGATGCCATGCTGACCATCACCTTCTGTTTGGAGGATGGCCTAAAACGATACA CCATTGGCAGGACGCTGATCCCGCGTTATTTCCGCAGCATTTTTGAAGGCGGAGCCACTGAGCTCTACTATGTCCTGAAACACCCCAAGGAGTCATTTCACAACAGCTTTGTGTCTCTGGACTGTGACCAGTGCACCATGGTGACACAGAATGGCAAGCCTATGTTCACGCAG GTGTGTGTGGAGGGCCGCCTGTACCTGGAGTTCATGTTTGACGACATGATGAGGATCAAGACGTGGCATTTCAGCATCCGCCAGCACAGAGAGATAGTGCCCCGCAGTGTCCTGGCCATGCAC GCCCAGGATCCTCAGATGCTGGACCAGCTGTCTAAAAACATCACGCGCTGTGGCTTGTCCAACTCCACGCTCAATTACCTCCGG CTCTGTGTGATCCTGGAGCCCATGCAGGAGCTGATGTCTCGACACAAGACGTACAGCCTGAGCCCCCGGGATTGTTTGAAGACCTGCCTGTTCCAGAAATGGCAGAGAATGGTGGCCCCCCCAG CGGAGCCGGCCAGGCAGCCCCCCAGCAAGCGCAGGAAGCGTAAGATGTCCGGGGGCAGCACTGTCAGTGGAGGAGGGGCGGCCAACAGCAACAGCGGCGGCAAGAAGAAGAGCCCAGGAGCCGGCTTCCCGCTCTCCAGCCAGGTACCT GACCTGGTTGGAACAAAAACCTGTACAGGGGCGGAGCTTGAGGACCGGAGTTGA
- the LOC125738210 gene encoding LIM domain-binding protein 1-like isoform X5, protein MSGGSCSCPGCSSKSFKLYSPKEPPNGTAFPPFHPGSMLDRDVGPTPMYPPAYLEPGLGRHTPYGNQTDCRMFELNKRLQNWTEECDNLWWDAFTTEFFEDDAMLTITFCLEDGLKRYTIGRTLIPRYFRSIFEGGATELYYVLKHPKESFHNSFVSLDCDQCTMVTQNGKPMFTQVCVEGRLYLEFMFDDMMRIKTWHFSIRQHREIVPRSVLAMHAQDPQMLDQLSKNITRCGLSNSTLNYLRLCVILEPMQELMSRHKTYSLSPRDCLKTCLFQKWQRMVAPPAEPARQPPSKRRKRKMSGGSTVSGGGAANSNSGGKKKSPGAGFPLSSQDLVGTKTCTGAELEDRS, encoded by the exons ATGTCAGGAGGTAGCTGCTCATGCCCCG GCTGTTCCTCAAAGTCATTCAAGCTGTACTCCCCAAAGGAGCCCCCGAACGGCACTGCCTTTCCACCCTTTCACCCAGGCAGCATGCTGGACCGGGATGTGGG TCCCACCCCAATGTACCCTCCCGCATATCTGGAGCCGGGCTTGGG GAGGCACACGCCTTATGGCAACCAGACAGACTGCAGGATGTTTGAGCTCAACAAGAGGCTCCAGAACTGGACAGAG GAATGTGATAACCTGTGGTGGGACGCCTTCACGACAGAGTTCTTTGAGGACGATGCCATGCTGACCATCACCTTCTGTTTGGAGGATGGCCTAAAACGATACA CCATTGGCAGGACGCTGATCCCGCGTTATTTCCGCAGCATTTTTGAAGGCGGAGCCACTGAGCTCTACTATGTCCTGAAACACCCCAAGGAGTCATTTCACAACAGCTTTGTGTCTCTGGACTGTGACCAGTGCACCATGGTGACACAGAATGGCAAGCCTATGTTCACGCAG GTGTGTGTGGAGGGCCGCCTGTACCTGGAGTTCATGTTTGACGACATGATGAGGATCAAGACGTGGCATTTCAGCATCCGCCAGCACAGAGAGATAGTGCCCCGCAGTGTCCTGGCCATGCAC GCCCAGGATCCTCAGATGCTGGACCAGCTGTCTAAAAACATCACGCGCTGTGGCTTGTCCAACTCCACGCTCAATTACCTCCGG CTCTGTGTGATCCTGGAGCCCATGCAGGAGCTGATGTCTCGACACAAGACGTACAGCCTGAGCCCCCGGGATTGTTTGAAGACCTGCCTGTTCCAGAAATGGCAGAGAATGGTGGCCCCCCCAG CGGAGCCGGCCAGGCAGCCCCCCAGCAAGCGCAGGAAGCGTAAGATGTCCGGGGGCAGCACTGTCAGTGGAGGAGGGGCGGCCAACAGCAACAGCGGCGGCAAGAAGAAGAGCCCAGGAGCCGGCTTCCCGCTCTCCAGCCAG GACCTGGTTGGAACAAAAACCTGTACAGGGGCGGAGCTTGAGGACCGGAGTTGA
- the LOC125738210 gene encoding LIM domain-binding protein 1-like isoform X1 has product MSGGSCSCPGCSSKSFKLYSPKEPPNGTAFPPFHPGSMLDRDVGPTPMYPPAYLEPGLGRHTPYGNQTDCRMFELNKRLQNWTEECDNLWWDAFTTEFFEDDAMLTITFCLEDGLKRYTIGRTLIPRYFRSIFEGGATELYYVLKHPKESFHNSFVSLDCDQCTMVTQNGKPMFTQVCVEGRLYLEFMFDDMMRIKTWHFSIRQHREIVPRSVLAMHAQDPQMLDQLSKNITRCGLSNSTLNYLRLCVILEPMQELMSRHKTYSLSPRDCLKTCLFQKWQRMVAPPAEPARQPPSKRRKRKMSGGSTVSGGGAANSNSGGKKKSPGAGFPLSSQVPDVMVVGEPTLMGGEFGDEDERLITRLENTQFDAANGIDDEDSFNSSPALGVGSPWNSKNPSSQESKSDKPTSQASQ; this is encoded by the exons ATGTCAGGAGGTAGCTGCTCATGCCCCG GCTGTTCCTCAAAGTCATTCAAGCTGTACTCCCCAAAGGAGCCCCCGAACGGCACTGCCTTTCCACCCTTTCACCCAGGCAGCATGCTGGACCGGGATGTGGG TCCCACCCCAATGTACCCTCCCGCATATCTGGAGCCGGGCTTGGG GAGGCACACGCCTTATGGCAACCAGACAGACTGCAGGATGTTTGAGCTCAACAAGAGGCTCCAGAACTGGACAGAG GAATGTGATAACCTGTGGTGGGACGCCTTCACGACAGAGTTCTTTGAGGACGATGCCATGCTGACCATCACCTTCTGTTTGGAGGATGGCCTAAAACGATACA CCATTGGCAGGACGCTGATCCCGCGTTATTTCCGCAGCATTTTTGAAGGCGGAGCCACTGAGCTCTACTATGTCCTGAAACACCCCAAGGAGTCATTTCACAACAGCTTTGTGTCTCTGGACTGTGACCAGTGCACCATGGTGACACAGAATGGCAAGCCTATGTTCACGCAG GTGTGTGTGGAGGGCCGCCTGTACCTGGAGTTCATGTTTGACGACATGATGAGGATCAAGACGTGGCATTTCAGCATCCGCCAGCACAGAGAGATAGTGCCCCGCAGTGTCCTGGCCATGCAC GCCCAGGATCCTCAGATGCTGGACCAGCTGTCTAAAAACATCACGCGCTGTGGCTTGTCCAACTCCACGCTCAATTACCTCCGG CTCTGTGTGATCCTGGAGCCCATGCAGGAGCTGATGTCTCGACACAAGACGTACAGCCTGAGCCCCCGGGATTGTTTGAAGACCTGCCTGTTCCAGAAATGGCAGAGAATGGTGGCCCCCCCAG CGGAGCCGGCCAGGCAGCCCCCCAGCAAGCGCAGGAAGCGTAAGATGTCCGGGGGCAGCACTGTCAGTGGAGGAGGGGCGGCCAACAGCAACAGCGGCGGCAAGAAGAAGAGCCCAGGAGCCGGCTTCCCGCTCTCCAGCCAGGTACCT GACGTGATGGTGGTGGGGGAGCCCACTCTGATGGGGGGGGAGTTCGGGGACGAGGACGAGCGTCTGATCACTCGGCTGGAGAACACGCAGTTTGACGCGGCCAACGGCATCGACGACGAGGACAGTTTCAACAGCTCCCCCGCGCTGGGTGTCGGCAGCCCCTGGAACAGCAAGAACCCCTCCAGCCAGGAAAGCAAGAGTGACAAGCCCACGTCACAGGCGTCCCAGTAA
- the LOC125738210 gene encoding LIM domain-binding protein 1-like isoform X3 gives MLDRDVGPTPMYPPAYLEPGLGRHTPYGNQTDCRMFELNKRLQNWTEECDNLWWDAFTTEFFEDDAMLTITFCLEDGLKRYTIGRTLIPRYFRSIFEGGATELYYVLKHPKESFHNSFVSLDCDQCTMVTQNGKPMFTQVCVEGRLYLEFMFDDMMRIKTWHFSIRQHREIVPRSVLAMHAQDPQMLDQLSKNITRCGLSNSTLNYLRLCVILEPMQELMSRHKTYSLSPRDCLKTCLFQKWQRMVAPPAEPARQPPSKRRKRKMSGGSTVSGGGAANSNSGGKKKSPGAGFPLSSQVPDVMVVGEPTLMGGEFGDEDERLITRLENTQFDAANGIDDEDSFNSSPALGVGSPWNSKNPSSQESKSDKPTSQASQ, from the exons ATGCTGGACCGGGATGTGGG TCCCACCCCAATGTACCCTCCCGCATATCTGGAGCCGGGCTTGGG GAGGCACACGCCTTATGGCAACCAGACAGACTGCAGGATGTTTGAGCTCAACAAGAGGCTCCAGAACTGGACAGAG GAATGTGATAACCTGTGGTGGGACGCCTTCACGACAGAGTTCTTTGAGGACGATGCCATGCTGACCATCACCTTCTGTTTGGAGGATGGCCTAAAACGATACA CCATTGGCAGGACGCTGATCCCGCGTTATTTCCGCAGCATTTTTGAAGGCGGAGCCACTGAGCTCTACTATGTCCTGAAACACCCCAAGGAGTCATTTCACAACAGCTTTGTGTCTCTGGACTGTGACCAGTGCACCATGGTGACACAGAATGGCAAGCCTATGTTCACGCAG GTGTGTGTGGAGGGCCGCCTGTACCTGGAGTTCATGTTTGACGACATGATGAGGATCAAGACGTGGCATTTCAGCATCCGCCAGCACAGAGAGATAGTGCCCCGCAGTGTCCTGGCCATGCAC GCCCAGGATCCTCAGATGCTGGACCAGCTGTCTAAAAACATCACGCGCTGTGGCTTGTCCAACTCCACGCTCAATTACCTCCGG CTCTGTGTGATCCTGGAGCCCATGCAGGAGCTGATGTCTCGACACAAGACGTACAGCCTGAGCCCCCGGGATTGTTTGAAGACCTGCCTGTTCCAGAAATGGCAGAGAATGGTGGCCCCCCCAG CGGAGCCGGCCAGGCAGCCCCCCAGCAAGCGCAGGAAGCGTAAGATGTCCGGGGGCAGCACTGTCAGTGGAGGAGGGGCGGCCAACAGCAACAGCGGCGGCAAGAAGAAGAGCCCAGGAGCCGGCTTCCCGCTCTCCAGCCAGGTACCT GACGTGATGGTGGTGGGGGAGCCCACTCTGATGGGGGGGGAGTTCGGGGACGAGGACGAGCGTCTGATCACTCGGCTGGAGAACACGCAGTTTGACGCGGCCAACGGCATCGACGACGAGGACAGTTTCAACAGCTCCCCCGCGCTGGGTGTCGGCAGCCCCTGGAACAGCAAGAACCCCTCCAGCCAGGAAAGCAAGAGTGACAAGCCCACGTCACAGGCGTCCCAGTAA
- the LOC125738210 gene encoding LIM domain-binding protein 1-like isoform X2, with protein sequence MSGGSCSCPGCSSKSFKLYSPKEPPNGTAFPPFHPGSMLDRDVGPTPMYPPAYLEPGLGRHTPYGNQTDCRMFELNKRLQNWTEECDNLWWDAFTTEFFEDDAMLTITFCLEDGLKRYTIGRTLIPRYFRSIFEGGATELYYVLKHPKESFHNSFVSLDCDQCTMVTQNGKPMFTQVCVEGRLYLEFMFDDMMRIKTWHFSIRQHREIVPRSVLAMHAQDPQMLDQLSKNITRCGLSNSTLNYLRLCVILEPMQELMSRHKTYSLSPRDCLKTCLFQKWQRMVAPPAEPARQPPSKRRKRKMSGGSTVSGGGAANSNSGGKKKSPGAGFPLSSQDVMVVGEPTLMGGEFGDEDERLITRLENTQFDAANGIDDEDSFNSSPALGVGSPWNSKNPSSQESKSDKPTSQASQ encoded by the exons ATGTCAGGAGGTAGCTGCTCATGCCCCG GCTGTTCCTCAAAGTCATTCAAGCTGTACTCCCCAAAGGAGCCCCCGAACGGCACTGCCTTTCCACCCTTTCACCCAGGCAGCATGCTGGACCGGGATGTGGG TCCCACCCCAATGTACCCTCCCGCATATCTGGAGCCGGGCTTGGG GAGGCACACGCCTTATGGCAACCAGACAGACTGCAGGATGTTTGAGCTCAACAAGAGGCTCCAGAACTGGACAGAG GAATGTGATAACCTGTGGTGGGACGCCTTCACGACAGAGTTCTTTGAGGACGATGCCATGCTGACCATCACCTTCTGTTTGGAGGATGGCCTAAAACGATACA CCATTGGCAGGACGCTGATCCCGCGTTATTTCCGCAGCATTTTTGAAGGCGGAGCCACTGAGCTCTACTATGTCCTGAAACACCCCAAGGAGTCATTTCACAACAGCTTTGTGTCTCTGGACTGTGACCAGTGCACCATGGTGACACAGAATGGCAAGCCTATGTTCACGCAG GTGTGTGTGGAGGGCCGCCTGTACCTGGAGTTCATGTTTGACGACATGATGAGGATCAAGACGTGGCATTTCAGCATCCGCCAGCACAGAGAGATAGTGCCCCGCAGTGTCCTGGCCATGCAC GCCCAGGATCCTCAGATGCTGGACCAGCTGTCTAAAAACATCACGCGCTGTGGCTTGTCCAACTCCACGCTCAATTACCTCCGG CTCTGTGTGATCCTGGAGCCCATGCAGGAGCTGATGTCTCGACACAAGACGTACAGCCTGAGCCCCCGGGATTGTTTGAAGACCTGCCTGTTCCAGAAATGGCAGAGAATGGTGGCCCCCCCAG CGGAGCCGGCCAGGCAGCCCCCCAGCAAGCGCAGGAAGCGTAAGATGTCCGGGGGCAGCACTGTCAGTGGAGGAGGGGCGGCCAACAGCAACAGCGGCGGCAAGAAGAAGAGCCCAGGAGCCGGCTTCCCGCTCTCCAGCCAG GACGTGATGGTGGTGGGGGAGCCCACTCTGATGGGGGGGGAGTTCGGGGACGAGGACGAGCGTCTGATCACTCGGCTGGAGAACACGCAGTTTGACGCGGCCAACGGCATCGACGACGAGGACAGTTTCAACAGCTCCCCCGCGCTGGGTGTCGGCAGCCCCTGGAACAGCAAGAACCCCTCCAGCCAGGAAAGCAAGAGTGACAAGCCCACGTCACAGGCGTCCCAGTAA